Proteins encoded within one genomic window of Natator depressus isolate rNatDep1 chromosome 1, rNatDep2.hap1, whole genome shotgun sequence:
- the LOC141980742 gene encoding olfactory receptor 52M1-like: MYVIAVWGNFTILFIVKMEPSLHGPMYYFLCMLAVTDLVLCTCTLSKTLSILWFNSREVDFNALLTQMFFIHSFLDMAMAFDCYVAICDPLRHSIILRNPVVAKISLAVVMRGCMLVMPCPLLARQLPYCRTNIIPHSCCEHIAMVNLACADIHINSYYGLVNGNLGDWSGCVFYRCVLYPDPQAIFSLPTKVARLKTFQTCASHLCAFLAFYISGLFSVLMYQIGQNMDLHLNVLFTNVCLLVPPMQNPIIFYVRTKQIRDRLLQLFTHKGT; encoded by the coding sequence ATGTATGTGATAGCCGTCTgggggaacttcaccatcctgttcatTGTGAAGATGGAGCCAAgcctccatgggcccatgtactatttcctctgtaTGCTGGCTGTCACCGACCTGGTCCTGTGCACTTGCACCCTTTCCAAAACACTGAGCATcctctggttcaattccagggaaGTAGATTTCAAtgccctcctcacccagatgttcttcatTCACAGCTTTTTGGACATGGCCATGGCTTTTGACTGCTATGTGGCCATCTGTGATCCTCTGAGACATTCCATCATCCTGAGAAACCCCGTTGTGGCCAAGATCAGCTTGGCTGTGGTGATGCGTGGCTGCATGCTTGTAATGCCCTGTCCCTTGCTGGCAAGGCAGTtgccatattgcagaaccaacatcatccCCCACTCCTGCTGTGAGCACATAGCTATGGTGAATCTGGCCTGTGCCGACATTCACATCAATAGTTATTATGGCCTCGTTAACGGCAATCTTGGTGATTGGTCTGGATGTGTTTTTTATCGCTGTGTCCTATATCCAGATCCTCaggccatcttcagcctccccacaaaggTTGCCCGGCTCAAGACTTTTCAGACCTGTGCCTCCCACCTCTGTGCCTTTTTAGCCTTTTACATCTCAGGTCTGTTCTCCGTCCTCATGTACCAGATTGGCCAGAACATGGACCTGCATTTAAATGTTCTCTTTACCAATGTGTGCCTCCTGGTACCCCCCATGCAaaaccccatcattttttatgtgAGGACCAAACAGATCCGGGACAGGCTGCTCCAGCTCTTTACTCATAAAGGGACCTAA